GGAAGTGTTTTACAAATTCCAAAACGGCGAGTAATTGATGCGGAAACACCAAAATTTCATAAACCAAATCTCTTTTTTGAAGTTCCGCTATACCCCTTAAAAATTCCTTTCTTAGTAGGAATAACGGGTCTGTTTCGGCCTGAACAATATGGCGATATCCCTTAATCCGTGGATACTGGGCATAATAATCCAAATCACTCTTCAATTCATTACTACGTAAATCTACCCATCCTATAATTCCCTTAATAAAATCGTGTTTTCTTGCCTGCTCCAACAAAAAGTCGTTCTCTTTCAGGGTCTGATCTGCCTGTACCGCAATACAACCAGTAACCCCATTTTCCTCATATAATGGTTTTAAGTCCGAGGGTAGAAAGTCCCTTCTTATACTGGACATTTCATCATCTATCCATGCATGTTTTTCAGTTCCATACCTCCAGAAGTGTTGATGTGCGTCTATAATCATGTTATACCCTTATTTCAGTCAAAAGTAACCATCGCCTTTACCACACCCGTTTCCGGAAGTAACCAAGAATCAAAATTTGATATCATTTCTGAAAAATGTACTTCATGTGTTACAAAAGTATCGGTCGGAAATTGTCCAATATGTTCTATGACGAACTGAAAATCCTCCAATGTGGCATTTCTACTGCACATAAGTGTCGTTTCCTTAGCATGGATTTGGGGGTGGTTATAGGTCAACTCCCCTTTGGAAAGCCCTACCAAAACATATCTGCCCCCGTGCGACATATAGTCGATGCCCGACTCCAACGCCTTGCGGTTTCCTGTAGCATCAAAAACGGCTGTTGCCATATCCCCGTTTGTGATTTCTGATATTTTTTCCTGCGGATTCTCTTGAACAGGGAAAGCATGGGCTACCCCTATTTCATTCCTTGCATAGTTCAATCGGTCTGTATTGACATCTAAAGCAATTACGTTTGCTCCGATTATTTGGGCAAGTTTCATCAATCCGATACCAATGGGACCACAACCGATTACAACGATGGTTTCTCCTTTTTGTACCCCTGCCCTTCTAAGGGCATGGGCCCCAATGGCCAAAGGTTCAATAATAGCCATTTGATTAAAGGATAGATTTCCTGCCGGAATTAGCAAATCAGTTGGAACGCTGATTATCTCTTGCATTCCACCATCTACGTGGACGCCAAGTACCTTAATGTTTGTACAGCAGTTCGTTTTACCTTTTTTGCAGGCTACACAAGTACCGCAACTAACATAGGGCATAATGATCACATGGTCTCCGGCTTTTAGGCCTTGTTTATTTTCTCCGATTTCCAATACCTCCGCGGCGAGTTCATGCCCCAATATCCGTGGATATTTAAAAAATGCCTGGCTACCCTTATACGCATGTAGATCGGTGCCGCATATTCCTACACGGTGAACTTTTAATAAGGCCTCTCCTTCTTTTCTTGTTGGGACATCCTTTTCGTTCAAAACAAAATAGTTGGGCTCCTCGCAAACTATATATTTCATCAATTGCATTTTTCTTTGGCATATGGCAAATCATCCACATACCTAAAACATCAACCCAATATACCATTATATTTTGTCGGATTTCATATGGAAGTTCATATTTCAGCCAACACGAAAGGATAGGGTTTAAAGCAAATTAATGCCTCAAACCCTAATGATTATATTTTTACAGCACAGTTTTGATTTGCCGACTTGTAAATTGCCTCCACGACCCGAATATCCCTCAAGCCTTCCTCTCCAGGAACCAACAAAGATTCTTGGTTCATTATGGCCCATGCATCTTCATCCATTTGCTTTGCCTGTTGATTTTCTATGGGAAAATTAATTATGGTACTGTCGGACATACTGCCGTTGTTGCCATTGTAGGAAGAATGCGGCTCCATTTTAAGCCATCCTTTTTCATAATTGACCTGTAGATGGTTCATGTTTATCCCAAAACTGGTTTGACAGGAGGCCCGGGCACCACTCGGAAATTCCAATTGAAACATCATCGTCTCTTCCACTTCGTGATAAATTTCTGGTCGTGTTGTGGAAGCTTGTGCCATAACGGAATTGGGTTCTTCCCCTGTGGCCAATCGAGCTCCTTGTAAGGCATAAACACCCATATCCCCCATTGCACCGCCTCCCAAAGCCTTGTTCTGTTTCCAATGGTTTGTTCTACCATCAAAATACCCAGCAGCGGAAGTGACCATTTTCACCTTTCCAAAAGGGCGTTCCTTGGCAACGTTCATGTAAGCCTGTATGTTTGGGTCATGCTGACATCGATACCCTATAGCCAATTTTACCTTGTTATCGTCACATGCCTTAATCATGGCTTCACATTCAGCTACAGAAGGAGCCATAGGCTTTTCGCACCATACATGTTTTCCTGTGTTGGCAGCACGTATCGTATACTCAGCATGCATGGAAGGAGGTAACACGACATAGATAACATCAATGTCGGGGTTATTGGAAATGGAGTCAAAATTCCCATAGTTATAAACGTTCTTATCCTCAATGCCATATTTTTCCTGCCATATTGGAATTTTCTCCGGGCTTCCCGTAACAATCCCCTTCAACTCACAATTCTTGGTCAATTGCAATGCCGGGGCCAAAAGATCCGTGCTATAGTAACCCAATCCAACTAGGGCTACCCCTAATTTTTCTTTTTTAGGAGCCGTGGCCGATAATAATACGTTTGGTGAAAACGCTATCGCAGCACCTATTATCCCCGCTTTTTTGATGAAAATTCTTCTTTGGTTTTCCATAGTGACATGTTCTTCAAATCAATTACATTGTACATCAATTTTCCTACTTCCCATTTCAATTGCACACAAAAAATATGAATCCTACATGATTTTCATGAAAGTAAGGAATAGATTTTTAGACTAGTTTTATCTTAGAAGATAATATCCGCTTGTTGTCTACATTAACTTACCATGTACGTTTCTTTAATATTTCCTGAATTTGTTCCCTGGATACGGGAAGATCATCAATATGTTCGTTTAGCCATTTACTAAAATCCTTTTCAATTTCATCGGCCCAACGTGTATCAATTTGTCCGGCAGTGTAAACTCCATCCTTAATCCGTTGATGCCCAAACATGTCCCGTAAACGGACAACTTCGGAAACCGTAGCCACCTTTTCTGCCAAGTGTGGGGGTATAAAGGTTACCACTCCCATTTTTCCCAAGACTACGTCTCCAGGCATTACGGTTACCGTTCTGATTCTGGTAGGTTGATTGATTCCAATCAGCATAGTGTTCAAATCCCCTGGCGGATTATGGTGTGAAGCATCATAACTGGTATAATAAGAAGTAAAACCACCTATTTCCATGAGTCCCTCAACATCCCTTAGCGCACCATCATAAACAATTCCATTCCCAGATTTGGCATATATGGCATTACCTACGTTATCCCCAATCGTTGGTCCATCTTTGTCCGCTCCAAATTGGTCGGCTACGTAAACATCACCTTTTACCAAAATATCTACCGGCCACGTATTCTGTCCTCGCTTTCCTTGGGCCTTTCCTCGATCATCGATGGCTTTCCAAACATCGGGCCGACCAGGCATAAAGGTTGCCGTAACCGCACGTCCTACAAGTACACTATCCGGGTTTATCATTTTCCAACCTTCGGCAATTTGATATCTGTACCCTTCATTCTTCATAACGGCCCAAGCCTCTTCCACACTAACGGATTTTATTCTTTCCAAAAGGGCATCGGAAACCTTGGGTCTTCCATCATCAAAACGTTCTCCCGTCCATTGGGGAGTTAAAAAAATGAGTTCTTCCTTACTGATTTGTTGCCCCATCATTTGGGTTGCCAAACCGACAAGAACCACAATGAGCATATACTTTTTTCGTAACATGATAGTCTCTATTTAATGTGTTATTAATTATTCAAAAAATGGTATTCCTTCAGGAGCATATTTTCGCATGGCATCTTCATTGATGTCCACTCCAATACCTGGTTTTTCTGAAACTGTTACAAAACTGTCTTTTACCCAGTCTCCCTCGTCATACGTAACGATTTCCTTGAACATTGGATCTGTATGGAAATAGGATTGCCATTCCATTAAATGGAAATTTGGTACTGTGGCACAAACATGTGCACAGGCCATTGCGCCTAAGAAAGAAGCAACCATATGCGGTGAGAAGGGAACATAGTAAAGATTAGCCAAGTTCGCTATACGTTGACCTTCACCTAGACCTCCACATTTTTGAAGGTCTGGCATAATAATATCCACGCCATTGTCCAACAGTTGTTTAAACCCATGACCTAAATACACATTTTCTCCTGCAGAAATCGGAGTACTGGTTTCTTCCGTAAGGGTTTTAAAGGCATCAAAATTTTCAGCAGGAATGGGTTCCTCCAACCAGGTCAGGTTTAAATCTTCCACCTTTTTTGCAATGGTCTGGGCCGTAACATGATCATATCGCCCATGCATATCAACACAAAGGTCTATTTTTGGACCAACGGCTTCCCTTACTGCTGCTAGTTGGTCATACATTCTTATGATTTCCCCTGGACTCGCCGTCCAATTATAACGATCATATTTATCCGGGTCGCTGGCATAGTCCAAATCGAACTTCAATGCGTTAAAGCCCCAGTTGCTTATGGCATCCTTGGCCGCAGTTGCAAAATCGTCCGGTGACGGGAAACGAACACGATACAAGGCCGTGTCACAATAAACGCGGACTTTATCCCTAAATTTTCCACCTAATAATTTGTAAACAGGCAAGTCCAAAGCTTTGCCAGCCAAATCCCATAAAGCAGTTTCTATAGCCGAAAGAACAGCTACATAAGTACCTGACTGGGCACCACCGAAATGACCTGCTCGGCGAATATCCTCAAATATTTTATGAACATTGAAGGGACTTTTGTCTCTTAAAAAAAAGCCCATTCTTTTGACTAGGTGGTAGGTACCGGGTACTGCATCTACACCCTCTCCACAACCATAAATTCCCTGATTGGTATGTATTTTCACAAACAGACCACTACCACGGCGAATAAAACCACATTTTACATCCGTAATCTTTAAATCAGAGGGTGCAGAAAGCTTAGGGTTTTTGTCAATAGCCGTTACATACTCGTTACCATAGGTACTTGAAACCATACCCAAACCGGCACCGGCCATTAGTGATTTTGATATAAAAGATCTTCTTGAATTTTTCATTGGTTCTTTTGATTATTGTTAATATAATTTAATTATTTCCTTTAATTAGTTTCCAAAACTTTAGATTCTATCTCCGTGGGCTTTCCGTGCCAATACGAGGCAAGTATAGATCCCGTTATGTTCATTAACGGTCCAAAAACCGCAGGAGCCAACCCCATAGTAGCAATTTTGCCAAGGCTGTTGGCAATACCCGAGGCCAGACCAGCGTTCTGCATACCTACTTCAATGGCAATTGTTCTTGAATCCTCTTCCGTCATACGAAACAGTCTGGCATACCAGTATCCCAGCAAATAGCCGAAAAAGTTATGTACAAGTACAAGAACCATTAGAATCCCTCCTATTTCCAACAGGCTGTCCCTTCCCGCTGCAGTAATAATTGTAATTATTAGTCCAATGGCCAGCATGGAAATTAAAGGCATAGCCTTTTCTAACCATTTGACCCTATTACCGAATATCCTATTGAAAAGTAGCCCGGCACCAATAGGTATGATTATCATTTTAACGATACTCCACATCATGGCAAGAACATCTATTTCAATGAATTCGCCAGCAAATAACTTCATCATTAAAGGTGTCAAAAAAGGCGCGAGTAATGTTGCTAACGAAGTAATTGTAATAGAAAGGGCGACATTGGCGTTGGCCAAAAATGCCATTACGTTGGATGCTACACCACTGGGCGAACACCCAATAAGCACAATTCCGGCCGCAATTTCCGGTGGAAAATTACTTATTTGGGCCAAACAATAGCCCACTATCGGCATTACGATCAACTGTGCCGAAACCCCGATAAGAACTCCCTTAGGCGATTGAAATACTGCGGCAAAATCCTTGATGCTCATGGTAGTCCCCATACCGAACATGATAACCTGTATTAATGGTATGATCAAGACCGTGTACTTAAAATCCCCGAAATTGGTAAAATAGGTAGGGTAATATAAAGCTGCGGCAACACCCGCAAAAATCATAGTGGTAAATATTAATCCCTTCATTTTTTCATAGCCATTGAAACCAAGTGCCAATAATGCAAAGAAACCTAGAACAAAGGGTCCGGCTTTGTCTATGTTTCCCGTCACAATCATACCAATAATTACTAGAAATAAAAGGCCAGCCAAGCCCAAAGAAATTGAATATATATTTAGTTTTCCCAAGAGTATACGGTTTAAAGTTTATATGCTTGTCTTGCCAATAATTTCCATCCACCACCTTCTTTTTGAAAAATCAAAAGGCAACCAATTCTAACATCTGCAGGTTTACCGTTATTGGTGCCTTTTGCCTCAAATATATGGCGCACAACACCTACTTTTCCTGAAATTGAAATGGTTTGATCCTTGGGCGTAATTTCCGTAAACTGGAATGCCCCATTCAATACACCATCAACATATTCGGCTTTATTTTCTATAGTACCACTAGAATGGCCATAGGTTAATTCATCCATTGTCAGGTCCTGCAGTATGGCCTTATTCTTATCTACCATTGCTTTGTATAATTCTGTGACCGTTTTCTCTATTTTGGCAACATTTTTATCATCGCTTTGTGCCGATAATAACGAAAAACAGAATATGCTTACCAGGGTAAGAATTACTGATGGCCTGAACAGCATGGGTAACTTAATGGATTTCTGATTGTTCATTTTTAAAAAGTATTGGTTGTTAATTTTTTCTAGACGCCATGTAATCATTTAGTTCTTTTCTGGTCATGGGCAATTTACTATCCGGATAGGATTTTAACCAATTTTCAAAATCGGCATTGATTTCATCGGTCCAGCGGGTGTCAATTTGGCCTGCTGTATATTTTTTTTCACGTAATCTCTGGAATCCAAAAAGGTCCCTTAGACCAACTATTTCGGAAGAAAGCACTAATTCTGAAGCCAAATATGACGGTATAAATACGGTTCCATGTCTATTTGCCAAAACCACATCCCCGGGCAATACCGTAGCCCTTCCAATGCGGATGGGTACATTGATGGCCGTCAACATTTCCTCCTGGAGATAGGAAGGGTCCGCCCCCTTATGCCATCCATTGAAACCTTCAATATCCAATAGCCCCGCAACATCCCTAACTCCGCCATCAAATATGACCCCGTTCTTGGAATTGGTATAAATGGCATTTCCCAAATTGGAACCTATTAATGTACCATCTATAATTCTACCATAGCCATCTGCGACATATACATCCCCAGGAACCAATTGCTGGATCGGCCATGAATTACTTCCTCCTATGGTATCCCTATTTTCCTTTGCTCCCTTTAATTTTATCAGTTTTTGATAATCCGGCCTTAATGGCATGTATTGGGCGGTTACTACTCTTCCGGTCATTACACTATCTGGGTGTATAATTTCCCATTCCCCCTCATATTGATTGTTATATCCTTTTCTTCGCAAGTATCCCCATGCCTCCTCTATTTGGATATTTTTCATTCTTTTCAACAGGGCATCCGAGACCTTGGGCCTCCCGTCCTTGAAGCGCTCACCGTTCCATTCAGAGGTTAATTCCTTAATATATTCTACAGACCCCGCTACGCCTTGGGAGATTCCTTCATACCCAAAAACTAAACAGGTTAGTGCAATTATTATCCTTAAATTTTTCATTTTTAGTTCTATTAAAGTTTTTATTGGTTAAGTTTTCTCAAAATTTAGCCAATAATACTCAGTAAGGCAAGGAACTCCCTCATGAATAAGGGAGTCCGCATACCTCACTCAAACTAACTCAAACTAACTCAAAATCTTGCTCATAAAAATGCGTTTCAATATTCCTATTTTAAACATTTAAATGAGTTTGTTAATACCATTAACTATACGTTCTATCGTGTGATCTTAACTCGTTCCATTCCTCGGTAGACTTAAAGAAAGTCTTATCCGAAGGATGTAAATGGGCCTTGACTACTTCTTCATCCAACTCGATACCCAAACCTGGTGCTGTCAGCGGTACGGTGGCAAAACCTTTATCGATCATTTTGAAACCACCAACTGTTTTCACCAAACTTTCCCACCAAGGCACATCGACGGAGTGATGCTCCAAGGCCAAAAAGTTTTGGGTAGCCGCGGCACAGTGTACATTGGCCATAAAAGAAACCGGGGTACCCGCCTGATGCATCGCCATGGCTATGCCATATTCTTCCGCGTAGTCACCGATTCTTTTTGTTTCCAAAAGTCCTCCGGAAGAGGCCAAATCTGGATGAACGATGTCGACCGCCCTATCATGGATGAGTGGCAGGAAATCCTTTAACAAATAGATATCCTCACCTGTCGTGGTTGGGGTCTCAATGGCATCGGTTATGGTCCTCCATTGCTCGTTGTACTGCCAAGGAACCATATCCTCAAACCAAGCAAGTCTATACTTATCTAGGGCTTTTGCCAAACGGATTCCGTTGTTCAAATCAAAATGTCCATAGTGATCAGTAGAAATGGGAATTTCATAGCCGACCATGTTACGTACGTCCTCAACAACCTGCTGCAAAACTTCCAGACCTTTTTCGGTAATCTGAATCTGTGTAAATGGATGCATCGTATTGCCGTAGGACAGCATATTTCTACGATCGCCCCATTGTGCCAAAACGCCATTATCGTTCTCCCAGAACTTACCATTTACTACAGTGCCCGGTTTGCCGCGCAGCTCCCCAATGGAAACATCCATTTTTAGCCAGGTATAACCTTGTTCATTTACCCTGAAGTCAATCAGTCTTTTTTGTTCTTCTGGAGAAGATGCTTCCGGTGTATCCGCATATAGTCTAACCTTGTCCCGATATCTTCCTCCCAACAACTGCCAGGCCGGAACATTGTATGCCTTTCCGCAAATATCCCATAGCGCCATTTCCACCGCGCACACACCACCTGCCTGTCTTGCAGGTCCGCCGAACTGTTTGATACTTTTAAAAATCCTTTCTACGTTACAAGGGTTTTCTCCTAAAATACGACTCTTCAAAAACAGGGCATATCGAACATCGGCGGCGTCCCTTACCTCACCAAGACCATAAATACCTTGATTGGTCTCGATTTTAATAATGGCCGTACCGCCCATAACATTGGTCAAGGCATAGCGCATATCGGTAATCTTCAACTCCGAAGGGGCAGACATTCTACTCACCTTCGAAGTTGTTTGGGCAATGGTATCCTCGATACCAAGACCCATCATACCGGTCATGGCGATGCCTCCCAATGCCGTCTTCTTTAAGAAATTTCTTCTTTGGTCCGTGGTTCTGGGATTTTCCAGTTCCCTATTTCTAAGGGCCAAGAAAGTTTCTTCCTCCTTTTTAAATTTCGATATTAGTTTTTGCAGTGTGTTTTCCATTATAATTTAGTTAGGGATTTCAAATTTTTAGCTGATAAATTATCCCTTTAAATTAATTCTTTTATTCCACATCCCAGAATACCCTGGAAACTAGATTATCCCCGCCTATGGCAGAGACTGCTGCAGTGTAACTATCCGAGTTGGCAGAACCCTCACGATCAGGGTACGTCATTCTGTGCACATATCCATCTCCACCGTTTGCCAATAAATTATCATTAAAATCATTGCGAGCTAAATCAGGAAATCCGCTTCTTCTAACATTCGCAAAGGCTTCCGTTCCATTACGGAAGTTGGTCAGCCAATATTGAGTATTTATAAGTTCCAACGCATTGGAAGCATTATAGGCAACCTCAGGTTCGGCTAAATAAGTATCTACTTCAGACGTTGGTATGGGCTCCGTATTGGGATATAATGAATAAATATCCATATTGGCTCTGATACCTTCCTCATAATAAGCCTGGGCATTCCCAGAGATCCAACCTCTAAAGGCAGCCTCTGCTAATAAAAGTGAGGTTTGTCCGTAAGTAACATAGAATGCTGGGGCTGCCGGTGAAGCTGCAGATAAAATGTTTATTTGACTATAATCCAGTCCACCACCACGTGGCCCTCGATATCCAAGGGAAGTGTCCGACAGTTCCAAATCCGAAACACCGATTGGAACCCCGAATTGGTTGGCCAAGTCGGTATCGGGATTGGGGTCATTGGCGACTGATCCGGGATCCTCATAAGTCGCTATCATATATTTTGCCCTTGGATCATCGGTAGCTTTCAACTGATCCACCAAGGGTTCTGCCGCATAATTGAACTGGGAGAAGTCCCTTAAGGTATTATTGTCGTTCCAAACATAAAGGTTTCCATCATATTTCACATATGCATTATCGGCATTTGATGTCATAACTCCTCCAGAAAAAGCCTCCGAAACAATGGACTCGGCTTTGGAAGGATTTACCTTGCTGTATCTCATCCCTAATCTCAACAACAGTGAATTTCCCAATTTTCTCCACTTTTCGACTTGGGCCGATGCGGAATTTGTTGGTTGGCTACTATTGCTACCATAGAAAAGATCCTCGGAAACAAAATCACCGCTTGGGGTTAGGGCAGCCAATGCACTTGTTATTTCTTTATACAGGTCTTCATATATCGCCTCATCATCGTCATACGAAGGAAAGTAAATGAAATCCCCAACCGCCTTTCCTGCCTCGGAATAAGGTACGTCCCCATAGGTGTCAACCAGACCCATGAACACTTGCGCTTTCCAAATACGAATCATACTTAACAGATTGGTTCTATCGGTGTCTTCACCCAACAAATCTATAGCCTGTACAAGACTTCGTATAACCGAAGGGTAAGATTCATTCCATTTGGGATTGTTAACCCCATCAATATCCTCATTAAAATTAAAGCCTAAGGTGGCTCCCTGGTTATAAGGAATTACAAATTGCTGTACTATGGTGTGCTCAGCAGTCCAATTGCCCAAATGGCTTCTTTGCGCTCCTGCGAATAGAAGAGCTGGGTTAATATCCCTAACGGCATATGGATCTGTATTTACTTCCACAAAGTCTTCATCGCACCCCACAATCATTAAGGATGCCAATAATATTGGTATAAAATGTTTTATCGTTTTCATTGTTCTAGAATTTAACATTTAGGCTGAAATTATAATTTCGGGTGGTAGGCAACGCGGAATTTTCATAACCGGCCCTAAAATCACCCGAGGACTGAATAGCTTCAGGATCAAGTCCTGGAATATCCTTATAAAGAATTGCTACGTTACGGCAAGAAGCAGATAACGTCAATCCTTTTATGAACTGTAGTTCAGATATATTTCTGATGGCGTCCGTTAGATTATATGAAAGGGATATACTCCTCAATTTGATGAAATCCGATTTAAAGGTAAAGGGATCCCCTATTTGAAGGTTACGGTAGTCAGCATAGAACGACTGTAAATTACTAACCGCCGTGGTATTGGTCTGTCCATTGCTTTCATACACACTATTGGGCACCACAACACCATTTTCCCCTTCTCTACGTCCTTCCAAAGAAAATTGGGAATGCCCCTGTCTAGTCATGTTCAAATGTGTGGAAGACAAAATGGTCCCTCCAAACTTATAATCGATCAAGAAGCCAAAGGTTAAATTTTTATAGGTGAAATCGTTGTTCCAGCCTCCCGTATGTTTTGGAATTGAGCTACCTACTGGCAAAAATCCATTGGTATTCTCTGCTCCTGGCGTATCGCTATTTGTGGCCAATAGTCGCCCATCATCATTTACTAAAATTTGTCCACTATCATTTCTTCTATATGTTCTGGTATATAATTGATTCATAGGAAGGCCTTCTGTATAGCGAAGTTCTCCTAGAAATTCATTTCCAGTACCATTAAAATAAAGCAATAATATGGTTCCACTGTCATTCCCTACATCTAAAACTTCCGTGGATAAATAGGCATTGTTCCAAGTACTTGTCCACATAAAATCATCTGTTTCAATGGGAACAACTCCTATCATTGTTTCAAGCCCCCTGTTTCTTAACGAGGCTAAATTTTTTGGAGTATTATCAAAGCCGGATGCATTGGACAGTGTAACGTCCAAAATTTGATCCGTAGTAACTTTATCAAAGGCCGCTATATCCAAACGCAATCTGCTATTGAACATTCTCATTTCTAGACCAACCTCTTTTTCGGTCACCGTAAACGGTTTTAAAAATGGGTTTGGTGCAGAACTTCCTTCAATACCGGCGGTTGTCTGACCATTAAACGGTGGATTAATGCTATAGTTTAGAACACCCTCATAGGTGCCCACACCATTTGCACTACCTACTTCGGCCCAAGAAGCTCTTAGCTTACCGTAGGTCAACCAACTTTGCTCTTTCATAAACTCTGAAAAGATAAGGCTACCAGATACTGAAGGATAGAATACGCTGTTATCCTGTGGATTGAGTACTGAGAACCAGTCCTGTCTTCCGGTAAAGTTCAAATAGACAAGGTTGTCATAACCAAATTCAGCAAGTCCATAAAGAGAGTTAATTCTAAAAGTACTGTATTGGTAAGGTTCAAAATTAG
This window of the Maribacter cobaltidurans genome carries:
- a CDS encoding mandelate racemase/muconate lactonizing enzyme family protein; this encodes MENTLQKLISKFKKEEETFLALRNRELENPRTTDQRRNFLKKTALGGIAMTGMMGLGIEDTIAQTTSKVSRMSAPSELKITDMRYALTNVMGGTAIIKIETNQGIYGLGEVRDAADVRYALFLKSRILGENPCNVERIFKSIKQFGGPARQAGGVCAVEMALWDICGKAYNVPAWQLLGGRYRDKVRLYADTPEASSPEEQKRLIDFRVNEQGYTWLKMDVSIGELRGKPGTVVNGKFWENDNGVLAQWGDRRNMLSYGNTMHPFTQIQITEKGLEVLQQVVEDVRNMVGYEIPISTDHYGHFDLNNGIRLAKALDKYRLAWFEDMVPWQYNEQWRTITDAIETPTTTGEDIYLLKDFLPLIHDRAVDIVHPDLASSGGLLETKRIGDYAEEYGIAMAMHQAGTPVSFMANVHCAAATQNFLALEHHSVDVPWWESLVKTVGGFKMIDKGFATVPLTAPGLGIELDEEVVKAHLHPSDKTFFKSTEEWNELRSHDRTYS
- a CDS encoding SusD/RagB family nutrient-binding outer membrane lipoprotein — encoded protein: MKTIKHFIPILLASLMIVGCDEDFVEVNTDPYAVRDINPALLFAGAQRSHLGNWTAEHTIVQQFVIPYNQGATLGFNFNEDIDGVNNPKWNESYPSVIRSLVQAIDLLGEDTDRTNLLSMIRIWKAQVFMGLVDTYGDVPYSEAGKAVGDFIYFPSYDDDEAIYEDLYKEITSALAALTPSGDFVSEDLFYGSNSSQPTNSASAQVEKWRKLGNSLLLRLGMRYSKVNPSKAESIVSEAFSGGVMTSNADNAYVKYDGNLYVWNDNNTLRDFSQFNYAAEPLVDQLKATDDPRAKYMIATYEDPGSVANDPNPDTDLANQFGVPIGVSDLELSDTSLGYRGPRGGGLDYSQINILSAASPAAPAFYVTYGQTSLLLAEAAFRGWISGNAQAYYEEGIRANMDIYSLYPNTEPIPTSEVDTYLAEPEVAYNASNALELINTQYWLTNFRNGTEAFANVRRSGFPDLARNDFNDNLLANGGDGYVHRMTYPDREGSANSDSYTAAVSAIGGDNLVSRVFWDVE